One window of Hydrogenispora ethanolica genomic DNA carries:
- a CDS encoding cysteine desulfurase family protein produces MIYLDYNATTPIANEVAQEMQPYIGERFGNPSSNYDLGVAAKKAVADARAKVAGLLNCLPEEIVFTSGGSESNNSVIKGVAFSLKDKGNHIITSRIEHPAVLNPCKYLEKLGYEITYLPVDEYGLINVSDLKEAITPKTILVTIMHANNETGTLQPIAEISAICHKHNVLLHTDAAQSVGKISANVVELGVDFLTVAGHKLYAPKGVGALFIKKGVHIEPFIHGAGQENGRRAGTENVIFAAALGKACEVAKDALTGSINDNHSIRQLEELTRYFYLQLVQTYGDKIKLNGHPQKRLPNTLNISFVGYNAGEIINKFGDVAVSTGSACHSGLTSISPVLKAMGVSEAIGRSAIRFSLGRYTTRTEMDTVLEKLEAILI; encoded by the coding sequence ATGATCTATCTTGACTATAACGCGACAACTCCAATCGCCAATGAAGTAGCTCAAGAAATGCAGCCCTACATTGGTGAACGCTTTGGAAACCCTTCCAGCAATTACGATTTAGGGGTTGCGGCAAAAAAAGCCGTTGCCGATGCGCGGGCAAAAGTCGCCGGGCTTTTAAATTGCTTACCGGAGGAGATCGTTTTCACCAGCGGCGGCAGCGAGTCCAACAACTCCGTCATTAAAGGAGTCGCGTTCTCTTTGAAAGATAAAGGGAACCACATTATCACCTCCCGGATTGAACACCCGGCGGTATTGAATCCATGTAAGTACCTGGAGAAGCTGGGCTATGAAATTACTTATTTGCCGGTGGACGAATACGGTCTAATTAACGTATCAGACCTGAAAGAGGCGATTACCCCGAAAACCATTTTGGTAACGATTATGCACGCCAATAATGAGACGGGTACGCTTCAGCCGATTGCTGAAATCAGTGCGATTTGCCATAAACATAACGTTCTTTTGCATACCGATGCCGCCCAATCGGTGGGTAAGATTTCCGCAAACGTAGTTGAACTTGGAGTAGACTTTTTAACCGTCGCCGGCCATAAGCTCTATGCTCCGAAAGGCGTCGGTGCTCTATTTATCAAAAAAGGCGTCCATATTGAACCGTTCATTCACGGTGCGGGTCAAGAAAACGGGAGACGGGCGGGAACTGAAAATGTAATCTTTGCGGCGGCTCTCGGCAAAGCGTGTGAAGTCGCCAAGGATGCGCTTACCGGCTCGATAAATGATAACCATAGCATCCGACAGCTTGAAGAATTAACCAGATATTTTTACCTTCAACTTGTGCAAACTTATGGGGATAAAATAAAATTAAACGGGCATCCCCAAAAAAGGCTGCCGAATACCTTAAATATCAGTTTTGTCGGCTATAACGCCGGCGAGATAATCAATAAATTCGGAGATGTGGCTGTGTCAACCGGTTCCGCCTGCCATTCCGGATTAACGTCTATTTCACCGGTATTAAAGGCTATGGGGGTTTCCGAAGCAATTGGCCGAAGCGCCATCCGGTTTAGTCTGGGAAGATATACAACCCGAACTGAGATGGATACGGTGCTTGAAAAACTGGAAGCGATATTAATCTAA
- a CDS encoding MATE family efflux transporter gives MILNGSSWKTILFLSIPTLMMGIVQSIIPVVDGLFINNIAGTVAASAIAYSGPIINMMGALAQGLSAAAMAIIGQTNGRGDFEEGKRVSAQIVILAFLLGIITAPILVLLAFPISWHINADISHGVFVYTALNALVIPFSFLESIYNAIKSAAGKPEAAFVRMLLMLVLKILSNTLFIAIFRWNIVGAVMASLLSNILICIWMYYELFMKDSHDRLEIKGFQFDFHIIRELFRIGIPSMLSSLILNLGFFLINNEVAKYGTIVMNGQAIANNITSVCFILPSSFGSSVTTMVSMNIGAGQSQKAKESCIVGCIISAITAAVLIAIVVPLSSHMTVLFTREREVLEVANKALHIYTYSVVGFGICMVQQGAFIGLGRTGIPLFASILRIWLLRYIFILLTEHVLGPYSVFWGNLFSNYAAALITTILILRTQWVTHIPPKAVRVEA, from the coding sequence ATGATACTGAACGGCTCAAGTTGGAAAACCATTCTTTTTTTATCCATCCCCACCTTGATGATGGGGATTGTCCAATCCATCATACCGGTGGTAGACGGCTTATTCATCAATAACATCGCCGGAACGGTCGCGGCCAGCGCCATTGCCTATTCCGGACCGATCATCAACATGATGGGCGCCCTGGCGCAAGGCTTAAGCGCAGCCGCAATGGCCATCATCGGACAGACAAACGGCAGAGGCGATTTTGAGGAAGGGAAAAGAGTATCGGCACAGATAGTGATCCTGGCTTTTCTGTTGGGAATTATCACCGCTCCCATTCTGGTATTACTCGCATTCCCCATCTCCTGGCATATCAATGCGGATATCTCCCATGGTGTTTTCGTGTATACGGCCCTCAATGCACTGGTCATTCCTTTTTCATTCCTGGAATCGATTTATAATGCCATTAAAAGTGCCGCGGGCAAGCCGGAAGCGGCATTTGTGAGAATGCTTTTAATGCTGGTCTTGAAAATACTTTCCAATACTCTGTTCATTGCCATATTCCGGTGGAATATCGTCGGCGCGGTGATGGCTTCACTTTTGTCCAATATTTTAATCTGTATTTGGATGTATTACGAGCTCTTCATGAAGGACAGCCATGACCGGCTGGAAATCAAGGGCTTCCAATTTGATTTTCATATTATCCGGGAGCTTTTCAGGATCGGCATCCCGTCCATGCTTTCAAGCCTCATTCTGAATCTGGGCTTTTTCTTGATCAATAATGAAGTCGCCAAATACGGCACCATTGTGATGAACGGGCAAGCCATTGCCAATAATATCACTTCCGTCTGTTTCATCTTGCCTTCTTCATTCGGTTCCTCCGTTACCACCATGGTCAGTATGAACATCGGGGCCGGACAAAGCCAAAAGGCGAAAGAGTCTTGTATCGTGGGCTGTATCATTAGCGCGATTACTGCCGCAGTATTGATAGCGATTGTCGTGCCCTTATCCTCCCACATGACGGTGTTGTTCACGCGCGAAAGGGAGGTGTTGGAGGTGGCCAACAAGGCTCTCCATATCTATACCTATTCCGTGGTTGGTTTCGGTATCTGTATGGTGCAGCAGGGCGCTTTTATCGGGCTGGGGCGTACCGGAATTCCTTTGTTCGCCAGCATTTTGAGAATCTGGCTTTTACGATATATCTTTATATTGCTTACCGAACACGTTTTAGGCCCTTATTCGGTATTTTGGGGCAATCTCTTTTCAAATTACGCCGCGGCGCTAATCACCACGATTCTGATTTTGCGAACCCAATGGGTTACCCATATTCCGCCAAAGGCGGTAAGGGTAGAAGCGTAA
- a CDS encoding GNAT family N-acetyltransferase, with amino-acid sequence MLFEYRKATMDEIDVLAQMRVSMLCEGTDYNDEFRCKLYNNTKSFISGGFEGKTFITWVATQNQEIIAMGGLTYYLLPPNDWCPGGKTAYIGNMYTKPAHRRNGIATKLFSLLMDEAKENSCERILLDATCMGRPLYEKYGFKNSNTAMAYYPFGIMSK; translated from the coding sequence ATGTTATTTGAGTATCGAAAAGCAACGATGGATGAGATTGATGTTTTAGCTCAAATGCGTGTATCAATGCTTTGTGAGGGTACGGATTATAACGATGAATTTCGCTGCAAATTGTACAACAACACAAAATCATTCATTAGCGGTGGTTTCGAAGGTAAGACTTTTATCACCTGGGTTGCTACTCAAAACCAAGAAATCATCGCAATGGGCGGACTGACTTATTATCTCTTGCCTCCCAATGACTGGTGTCCGGGAGGTAAAACAGCATATATAGGCAATATGTATACAAAACCTGCCCATCGCAGAAACGGTATTGCAACAAAGCTTTTTTCTTTGCTTATGGATGAAGCGAAAGAAAATTCTTGTGAAAGAATCTTGCTGGATGCAACCTGTATGGGCAGGCCTCTTTATGAGAAATATGGTTTTAAAAACTCGAATACTGCGATGGCGTATTATCCCTTTGGCATTATGTCTAAATAA
- a CDS encoding glucosaminidase domain-containing protein, giving the protein MKQKKSFQLVIFSMTLIVLAGTGIVHAALFQPLPYEDRVRGRNSYAYNPAIGHPTYNEQVSFINSIKNTAISASSVYGIPASAIIGMACVEGGYGFTRSAYYANNIFGIKVWAQNPEGGWQLKGQPDEDGGRVPVIASHGGDRLIFREDARYDNWYRRFASRTDAIHYLGGLITRKYQPARANYQRRIAAGWSYAKASKQFCREIADLGYNHLGGNYYEGKIGAVMDRWNLYQYDRRAVKDDPGSRREDRQPQHRRFGRINISADSGKLKISIKAGD; this is encoded by the coding sequence ATGAAACAAAAAAAATCCTTCCAATTGGTCATTTTCTCCATGACGCTCATCGTATTGGCGGGAACGGGAATCGTTCACGCCGCGCTTTTTCAGCCGCTCCCCTATGAAGACCGGGTCAGGGGGCGGAACAGTTATGCCTATAATCCGGCCATCGGGCATCCGACCTACAACGAACAGGTCAGTTTCATCAACAGCATCAAAAATACGGCCATCTCGGCCAGTTCAGTTTATGGGATTCCAGCCAGCGCCATCATCGGTATGGCCTGCGTCGAAGGAGGTTACGGCTTTACCCGTTCCGCCTACTACGCCAATAATATTTTCGGGATCAAAGTCTGGGCCCAAAATCCGGAGGGCGGCTGGCAGCTGAAAGGGCAGCCGGATGAGGACGGAGGCCGGGTTCCCGTTATCGCCAGTCACGGCGGGGACCGTCTTATTTTTCGAGAGGATGCCCGGTATGACAATTGGTATCGGCGCTTCGCTTCCCGGACGGATGCGATCCATTATTTAGGCGGCCTAATCACTCGAAAATACCAGCCGGCCCGGGCCAACTACCAGAGACGAATCGCGGCCGGCTGGTCCTACGCCAAAGCCTCCAAACAGTTTTGCCGGGAAATTGCCGATCTGGGCTACAATCATTTAGGCGGAAATTATTATGAAGGCAAGATCGGGGCGGTCATGGATCGCTGGAATCTGTACCAATATGACAGGCGAGCTGTTAAGGACGATCCCGGGTCCCGGCGCGAGGATCGCCAACCGCAACACCGCCGCTTCGGCCGGATCAATATTTCAGCCGACAGCGGCAAGCTTAAAATTTCCATAAAAGCTGGTGACTGA
- a CDS encoding four helix bundle protein has translation MKSDLPERTFAFAVEIVELCKELNGKRGITRTLLTQLLRSGISVGANVQEGQSSQSTADFLTKYSIACKEARETHYWLRLLVATNLISETGLRSYLPNPTSYWRF, from the coding sequence ATGAAATCGGATTTGCCGGAACGGACATTTGCATTTGCGGTTGAGATAGTTGAACTTTGTAAGGAGTTAAATGGGAAGCGAGGAATTACTCGAACGTTGTTGACTCAGCTTCTGCGCTCTGGAATTTCAGTGGGCGCCAATGTTCAGGAGGGGCAATCGAGCCAGAGTACGGCTGATTTTCTGACAAAATACAGTATAGCTTGTAAAGAGGCAAGAGAAACACATTATTGGTTAAGGTTACTCGTTGCAACAAATTTAATTTCGGAGACCGGGTTAAGAAGCTACTTGCCGAATCCAACCAGTTATTGGCGATTTTGA
- a CDS encoding flavodoxin family protein: MKVLALNGSARKNGNSATMLKNAMEGAKAAGAETKLINLYDLNYKGCTGCEACKLLGGKSFGRCALRDDLTPVLVEAIAADVLLIGSPIYWHDITGMLRAFLERFWFPTLTYTKERKLLYPKRIKVGMIFTTNAPAEYYVNYYDGLMKTSSGRYGVRHR, encoded by the coding sequence ATGAAGGTATTGGCACTAAACGGCAGCGCGCGAAAGAACGGCAACTCCGCCACGATGCTCAAAAACGCAATGGAGGGCGCAAAAGCGGCGGGCGCGGAGACAAAACTGATCAACCTCTACGACCTGAATTACAAGGGTTGCACGGGCTGCGAGGCCTGTAAGCTGCTTGGCGGCAAGAGCTTTGGGCGCTGTGCTTTGAGGGACGATCTGACTCCGGTTCTGGTGGAGGCCATTGCGGCGGATGTTTTGCTCATTGGCTCCCCCATCTATTGGCACGATATTACCGGGATGCTCCGCGCATTTTTGGAGCGTTTCTGGTTTCCCACGCTGACATACACCAAGGAGAGAAAACTCCTTTACCCCAAACGCATTAAGGTCGGCATGATTTTCACAACCAACGCTCCCGCGGAGTATTACGTAAACTACTATGATGGCCTCATGAAAACTTCCTCAGGGCGATACGGAGTACGTCACCGCTGA
- a CDS encoding DUF5348 domain-containing protein encodes MLKIEGFLEMQPNGKYLVGGEHELTSGESIRIKMSDDQWLPMRMEHDGETYYLTNGEVSFYPKRMFVRYESSRS; translated from the coding sequence ATGCTCAAAATAGAGGGATTCCTGGAAATGCAGCCTAATGGCAAGTATTTAGTGGGCGGGGAGCACGAATTGACCTCGGGGGAGTCGATTCGTATCAAAATGAGTGATGACCAATGGTTGCCGATGCGAATGGAACATGACGGGGAAACCTATTACCTTACAAACGGTGAGGTATCTTTTTACCCGAAGAGAATGTTCGTCCGATACGAAAGCAGCCGCAGCTGA
- a CDS encoding helix-turn-helix domain-containing protein has product MSRYESNQREPEYATLIRIAEFFGVSNRLFA; this is encoded by the coding sequence ATAAGCCGCTATGAAAGTAATCAGAGGGAGCCGGAGTATGCGACTTTGATTAGGATTGCGGAATTTTTTGGGGTGTCGAATCGATTATTTGCTTGA
- a CDS encoding ABC transporter ATP-binding protein, whose protein sequence is MNNLVSVVGLSKKIAKKQVLLGVSFQLEAGRVVGLLGPNGSGKTTLLKTLMHIYQADAGEIAIADEPLSFASKRFISYMPDHNALFEWMSVQDAIHYYRDLFSDFDSERASELCSFLEIDPQEKLGRLSKGMKERVLIMLTFSRKARLYLLDEPLGGIDPLTRNKIIKTILTGLTEECTIIIATHLVKDVEAFLDEVLFLHHGKLIFSGSADNIRSEHGKSIEEWYLEVYQNA, encoded by the coding sequence ATGAACAATCTAGTCTCAGTCGTCGGTTTATCCAAAAAGATCGCCAAAAAGCAAGTGCTGCTCGGGGTTAGCTTTCAACTCGAGGCCGGCCGGGTGGTGGGCCTTTTGGGGCCGAACGGTTCCGGAAAGACGACGCTCTTAAAAACGCTGATGCATATCTACCAAGCGGATGCGGGCGAGATTGCCATCGCCGATGAGCCGCTCAGTTTCGCAAGCAAACGATTCATTTCGTATATGCCCGATCATAACGCGCTCTTTGAATGGATGTCGGTCCAGGATGCGATCCATTACTACCGGGATCTCTTCAGTGACTTCGACTCCGAACGCGCCAGCGAGCTTTGCTCCTTTTTAGAGATTGACCCCCAGGAAAAATTGGGCCGTTTGTCCAAAGGGATGAAGGAACGGGTGCTGATCATGTTGACTTTCTCCCGAAAAGCGCGTCTTTACCTGCTGGATGAACCGCTGGGCGGCATTGATCCGTTGACGCGCAATAAAATTATCAAAACGATCCTGACCGGGTTAACCGAGGAGTGCACGATCATCATTGCCACGCATCTCGTCAAGGATGTCGAGGCTTTCCTGGACGAAGTACTATTCCTCCATCACGGGAAGCTAATCTTTTCCGGCAGCGCCGACAACATCCGGTCGGAACACGGCAAGTCGATCGAAGAATGGTATCTGGAGGTTTATCAAAATGCTTAA
- a CDS encoding GntR family transcriptional regulator: MKFDHTTPIYLQIMDEIKKEIVTGALTPGGRLDSVRALSEKFEVNLNTMQRACSELERQGIIFTQRGIGSFVSEDAAVIAGLKEAMSAKFITGFIGGMESLGYSKTEICEMLRKALES; this comes from the coding sequence TTGAAATTCGATCATACCACCCCCATCTATCTCCAAATCATGGACGAAATTAAAAAAGAGATCGTGACCGGGGCGCTCACTCCCGGCGGCCGGCTGGATTCGGTACGCGCGTTGTCGGAAAAATTCGAAGTCAACTTAAATACCATGCAACGCGCCTGCTCGGAACTGGAACGGCAAGGCATCATCTTTACCCAACGCGGCATCGGAAGCTTCGTGTCGGAAGACGCCGCGGTTATCGCCGGACTCAAAGAGGCAATGTCCGCGAAGTTCATTACCGGCTTTATCGGCGGTATGGAGAGTCTTGGCTATTCAAAAACTGAAATCTGCGAAATGCTCAGAAAGGCGCTGGAATCATGA
- a CDS encoding sensor histidine kinase, protein MFLKYIQAILKRLPIKDTGSLQTKLFIFFFAVMVLMAFLISTASYYVFKGLISREIGRSRVDVLRQIGERTRVIKSSITTVSNLYYGDERVYHVVSRRAIDEDSQRLLVKSLKAIASKYQKAFEQINVTYYAVVIGENGFGFCSTANGEGYNYRKIPKMLWYRNVIKTDGKIFWVSSYDDSDNAKESRYVFSAARIIKDKQTGERLGVLLINIEERKLFETYGNVLNGKNSISIVDDRGSFVSHSDEHMLGINFYDMKRFREIFEPNSFRIIKKGNDPILLSNYVDPETGWTIVEEIPVGELLAPLNKVKYTILGIFCFCTLLSFILSFSFANKTAKPLKQFCLSMEKVQKGDLDVISDIKGWDELQQLSDGFNQMVQKIKELIRDVKLEERLKRKAELDFLQAQINPHFLYNTLFSIKCLISMGKTFQAEQMLAAFMVLLERVFNRKDEFITLAEEIECLRQYVLIQQYRYSHKFEVSYDLPPAVLDYRVPKLILQPLVENSIFHGIEAKQEPGRIVISAERKRDELFIRVIDDGAGMDDAALKAIWNNQNGKQEKRFNGVGIMNVQQRIQMNFGIQYGLKIFSKLGKGTKIQINLPVID, encoded by the coding sequence TTGTTCCTGAAATATATTCAGGCAATTTTGAAACGGTTGCCCATCAAAGATACCGGAAGCTTACAAACCAAGCTTTTTATCTTTTTTTTCGCCGTGATGGTTTTGATGGCCTTTTTGATCAGCACGGCTTCCTATTATGTCTTTAAAGGATTGATCAGCCGGGAGATCGGCCGTTCGCGGGTGGACGTACTGAGGCAGATCGGGGAACGAACCCGCGTCATCAAAAGCAGTATTACCACAGTTTCCAATCTATATTACGGCGATGAGCGAGTCTATCACGTTGTCTCGCGGCGCGCCATCGATGAAGACAGCCAGCGTCTGCTGGTAAAGAGTTTAAAAGCAATTGCGTCAAAATATCAAAAAGCCTTTGAACAGATCAACGTAACCTACTATGCCGTGGTGATCGGAGAGAACGGTTTCGGGTTCTGCTCCACCGCCAACGGTGAAGGTTACAATTACCGCAAAATCCCCAAAATGCTTTGGTACCGCAATGTAATTAAAACCGACGGGAAAATCTTCTGGGTAAGCAGTTACGACGACTCCGACAACGCCAAGGAAAGCCGATACGTATTTTCAGCGGCCCGGATTATCAAAGATAAGCAAACCGGGGAGCGGCTGGGAGTCCTGTTGATTAATATCGAGGAACGAAAGCTTTTTGAAACGTATGGCAATGTCTTAAATGGAAAAAACTCCATTTCCATTGTTGACGATAGGGGAAGTTTTGTATCGCACAGCGATGAGCACATGTTGGGCATCAATTTCTATGATATGAAAAGGTTTCGGGAGATCTTCGAGCCCAATAGCTTTCGGATCATCAAAAAAGGCAACGATCCCATCCTGTTATCGAACTACGTCGACCCCGAAACCGGCTGGACGATTGTGGAGGAGATTCCGGTCGGAGAGTTGCTGGCTCCGTTAAATAAAGTAAAGTATACCATTTTGGGGATTTTCTGTTTTTGCACGCTGCTATCGTTTATACTGTCGTTTTCTTTCGCCAATAAAACGGCGAAACCATTGAAGCAATTCTGTCTCTCCATGGAGAAGGTCCAAAAAGGCGATCTGGATGTGATCTCCGACATCAAAGGCTGGGACGAATTGCAACAGCTTAGCGACGGGTTTAATCAAATGGTGCAAAAGATCAAAGAGTTGATCCGCGACGTCAAGTTGGAAGAGCGCCTTAAACGAAAGGCGGAGCTGGATTTTTTACAGGCGCAGATCAATCCGCACTTTCTGTATAATACCTTGTTTTCGATCAAATGCCTGATTTCGATGGGTAAAACTTTCCAGGCGGAACAGATGCTTGCCGCATTCATGGTGTTGCTGGAGAGAGTGTTCAATCGAAAAGACGAATTCATCACGCTTGCGGAGGAGATCGAATGCCTGCGCCAGTACGTCTTGATCCAACAGTACCGGTATTCGCACAAGTTCGAAGTTTCCTACGATCTACCGCCGGCGGTTTTGGACTACCGGGTTCCCAAATTGATTCTTCAGCCGTTGGTGGAAAACTCCATATTTCATGGGATCGAGGCCAAACAAGAGCCGGGCAGGATCGTGATTAGCGCCGAACGCAAAAGAGATGAACTTTTCATCCGGGTGATCGACGACGGCGCGGGAATGGACGATGCGGCCTTGAAAGCCATCTGGAATAATCAGAATGGCAAGCAGGAAAAGCGATTTAACGGAGTGGGCATTATGAATGTTCAGCAAAGGATTCAAATGAATTTTGGCATCCAATACGGACTGAAAATATTTAGTAAATTGGGAAAAGGCACCAAGATTCAGATAAATCTGCCGGTTATCGACTGA
- a CDS encoding response regulator transcription factor, with amino-acid sequence MKILIVDDETPIREWIEFCIRKLGAAYEVVGLATNGLEALEIFQSTMADVVFIDIKMPIMDGMELMKQVKLLKPATEVIVLTAYSDFEYARSAIKYGALDYILKTEINDRMIAEILDKASQKNKSSGEHDRYNLDTIYWKRETFFRRLIAQNAKTVDISETELQEQNIPLKNGYLFAVALKDGAFDQGFHFDRQAIIARPDAIQNIFGFTYDKNIFVILANITGLHSLAEQQKTVAEFARGLREFYRCTLGVSTIQSGLKWIAAAVDGAVHQLELEFYNGEGSINQMAPVDNGAELLKKLEAIRDSITETVQRNGASAVTAPLEQLFTFIREHKIGDIGGVKNICGQIIDFMYDFVEIDRRTELYSSYKINEEIAKLNHLQALQSYVMRKMSDVLDGARKGNPNKNYSPAIAKAVDYIHQHYTESINLTHVAGLVHLNPEYFCRLFKEETGRNFSNYLAGLRLGKAVELLKKSDHKVCEIAERVGYSNLSYFSTLFKKHYGISPFDFRNRNMK; translated from the coding sequence TTGAAAATCCTGATTGTGGACGATGAGACCCCAATTCGCGAGTGGATTGAGTTTTGCATCCGAAAGCTTGGCGCCGCATACGAAGTCGTCGGACTGGCCACGAACGGTCTGGAAGCCTTGGAGATCTTTCAATCCACAATGGCTGACGTCGTTTTTATCGATATCAAAATGCCGATCATGGACGGAATGGAATTGATGAAACAGGTCAAGTTGTTAAAACCGGCTACGGAAGTCATCGTGCTGACCGCCTACAGCGATTTTGAATATGCCCGTTCGGCAATTAAGTACGGGGCGCTGGATTATATTCTAAAAACGGAAATCAATGATCGGATGATCGCGGAAATACTGGACAAGGCTAGTCAAAAGAATAAAAGCTCAGGTGAGCATGACCGTTATAACCTCGATACGATCTATTGGAAACGGGAAACTTTTTTCCGGCGGTTAATCGCTCAGAACGCAAAAACTGTCGATATCTCCGAGACCGAGCTTCAGGAGCAAAATATCCCCCTGAAGAACGGCTATTTATTTGCCGTGGCTTTAAAAGACGGCGCTTTCGACCAGGGGTTCCATTTTGACAGGCAGGCTATCATTGCAAGGCCGGATGCAATTCAGAATATTTTTGGATTTACTTACGATAAAAATATCTTTGTAATCCTGGCGAATATTACGGGTCTCCATAGTTTGGCGGAGCAACAGAAAACTGTAGCGGAGTTTGCTCGCGGGTTGCGGGAGTTTTACCGGTGTACGCTCGGCGTCAGTACCATACAAAGCGGTTTGAAGTGGATTGCGGCAGCGGTAGATGGCGCGGTTCACCAATTGGAACTGGAGTTTTATAACGGGGAAGGCAGCATCAATCAAATGGCCCCGGTTGACAATGGTGCGGAGCTTTTAAAAAAGTTGGAGGCGATTCGCGATTCAATCACGGAGACGGTTCAGCGCAATGGCGCAAGCGCCGTTACAGCACCGCTGGAGCAACTTTTTACGTTTATCCGGGAGCATAAAATCGGCGACATCGGGGGAGTCAAAAACATCTGCGGCCAGATCATCGATTTTATGTACGATTTTGTGGAGATTGACCGCAGGACGGAATTGTATTCCTCATATAAAATTAATGAAGAGATCGCTAAACTCAATCATCTTCAAGCCCTGCAAAGCTATGTGATGCGCAAAATGAGCGACGTTCTTGACGGCGCCCGCAAAGGAAACCCAAACAAAAACTATTCCCCGGCCATCGCCAAAGCGGTTGATTATATCCATCAGCACTATACGGAGTCCATCAACCTGACCCATGTCGCCGGCCTGGTCCATTTGAATCCGGAATATTTTTGCCGGCTTTTCAAAGAGGAGACGGGTCGCAATTTCAGCAATTATCTGGCCGGTTTGCGGCTCGGGAAGGCAGTGGAGCTCTTGAAGAAATCCGATCACAAAGTCTGTGAAATTGCCGAACGAGTGGGTTATTCCAACCTGAGTTATTTTTCAACGCTTTTCAAGAAGCACTATGGAATAAGCCCTTTCGACTTTAGAAATCGCAATATGAAATGA
- a CDS encoding ABC transporter substrate-binding protein: MKKFVLLLLVIAIIGSTFADCSAASKPKKLPVLKVAIMPFLLSLPVKYMVDRGWDKENGFKIETILFSTGAPMNEALGAGLWDVATIGTAAVTTISVYNAKLIAETSDAAGGIELFARPDSPIAKVKGFNPTFPTLMGNPETVRGKTILMPIGTIVQLMALKWEEKIGVKDKEVNSVNMEYATAFQAFNSGQGDLVALNPPLSFMAHEKGWVSVCNLNDLKIPQYDNVLASSNAYEKKKNLLVKFVRLMYRANAELKKNPALEAKELSAWYKQNGQNVDEKLVKAEVASRPLLTAEDARKKPLGDAMKTTAEFMASIGKLQTDKLPIFDKNIVNDVLKAALRK; encoded by the coding sequence ATGAAGAAATTTGTTTTGCTTCTGTTGGTTATCGCGATTATCGGGTCTACTTTTGCGGATTGCTCCGCGGCATCCAAACCCAAAAAACTGCCGGTTCTGAAGGTCGCCATTATGCCTTTTTTGTTGAGTCTGCCGGTAAAATACATGGTTGACAGGGGCTGGGACAAGGAGAACGGTTTCAAGATTGAGACGATTCTCTTCTCGACCGGCGCTCCGATGAACGAAGCTCTCGGCGCGGGCCTTTGGGACGTGGCTACCATCGGTACGGCGGCAGTCACAACCATATCGGTCTATAACGCGAAACTGATCGCCGAAACCAGCGATGCCGCCGGCGGGATCGAATTATTTGCCCGGCCGGACAGCCCAATCGCCAAAGTGAAAGGCTTTAATCCGACCTTCCCGACGCTCATGGGGAACCCGGAAACCGTTCGCGGCAAAACCATCCTCATGCCAATCGGCACCATTGTGCAACTGATGGCGCTAAAATGGGAGGAAAAGATTGGCGTCAAAGATAAGGAAGTCAATTCGGTGAATATGGAGTATGCCACGGCCTTTCAAGCCTTCAATTCAGGGCAGGGGGATCTGGTCGCCTTAAATCCTCCGCTCAGCTTCATGGCCCATGAAAAAGGATGGGTTAGCGTCTGCAATCTGAATGACTTAAAAATACCTCAATATGATAATGTTTTGGCGAGCAGTAACGCTTATGAGAAGAAAAAGAATTTGCTGGTGAAATTCGTAAGACTGATGTACCGCGCCAATGCTGAACTGAAGAAAAACCCGGCGCTGGAGGCTAAAGAGCTTTCCGCCTGGTATAAGCAGAATGGTCAGAATGTAGATGAAAAATTAGTCAAGGCCGAAGTAGCCTCCAGACCTTTGCTTACGGCCGAAGACGCGCGCAAAAAACCACTGGGTGACGCCATGAAGACGACCGCCGAATTCATGGCCAGTATTGGCAAGCTGCAAACCGACAAGCTGCCGATCTTCGATAAAAATATTGTAAACGACGTCTTGAAAGCAGCTTTGAGAAAATAA